In Sardina pilchardus chromosome 8, fSarPil1.1, whole genome shotgun sequence, a genomic segment contains:
- the polk gene encoding DNA polymerase kappa: MEEHAQDGREAVVESGPSSTAADEGILSRMGLNDNKAGMEGLDREKINKIILETSKGSKFYENELKKEQQLNQRIEKMLEQRARITEQHLRTAQAQVDKMTSELERRRKLGRVIVHVDMDAFYAAVEMRDCPELKDKPMAVGSMGMLSTSNYHARRFGVRAAMPGFIAKKLCPQLVIVPLNFDKYRAVSAQVREVFADYDPNFSPMSLDEAYLDMTDHLEQRRNWPESKRTHYTSASKTKGGKDAEPPQAASEVEDLSPVLFDDSPTEFGQVPDQLGSAEVFGTSAEEAVREMRFRIEQKTTLTASAGIAPNTMLSKVCSDKNKPNGQYRIPADRQAVMDFIQDLPVRKVPGIGKVTEKMLAALDVRTCSQLGQKMALLSLLFSETSWHHFLQISLGLGSTHIERDGERKSMSTERTFGEMSEVEEQMSLCKELCDDLAQDLLKEGLKGKTVTVKLKNVSFVVKQRASTLQCAVSSAEEIFAAAKELLRVEIDSVKPEPLRLRLMGVRVSGFVGSEDKRAQQKSIMGFLQSGGGSDLRKVGEQKPRVDPAPAPAPAPVPAPAPTKAPSAAPEAPRPLSWGRGGEARAPQQQSFFQRAQAQRQRLQAAHGQAAEEAPEGSGRSLGSHPTTDDPVFTSPSAPSSVGAAASSHAEAKKDQATAGQSALSTSDPPSTLAAGSAVASSSALAAIVVSDSPPCTSASVSASTGAVQQSLTCPVCFRDMQTTDLEVFNRHIDACLSTGQPEGSLTREVDVLDEDSRDWPLQLYSKDADATNVVRPSTPDAVVNGVAVWRDHKEGNHKSGLVEESSSVGVPSLVPVPADKSLAPTGDATPALMCPVCCQPQSTRDLAVFNRHVDVCLNREALQELQGGTTTTSSTTSSSMSQRHAPPTSQPRGRGQPMQRAANSRGKSKRSGSPPPPPSKKSKAAAPRNTIDRFFR, encoded by the exons ATGGAGGAACATGCACAAGACGGACGTGAAGCGGTTGTGGAGTCTGGTCCCTCCTCAACCGCTGCTGATGAGGGTATCCTATCTAGGATGGGCCTCAACGACAACAAAGCTGGGATGGAGGGACTTGACAGGGAGAAAATTAATAAAATCATCCTTGAAACGTCGAAG GGCTCTAAATTCTACGAGAATGAGTTGAAAAAAGAGCAGCAGTTAAACCAGCGCATTGAGAAGATGCTGGAGCAGAGAGCAAGGATCACTGAGCAGCACCTGAGGACAGCGCAAGCTCAG GTGGACAAGATGACTTCTGAGCTGGAGAGAAGGCGGAAGCTAGGTCGGGTGATCGTGCATGTGGACATGGATGCCTTCTATGCGGCTGTGGAGATGAGGGATTGTCCAGAGCTGAAGGACAAGCCCATGGCTGTGGGCTCTATGGGCATGCTG TCCACCTCCAACTATCATGCCAGGCGGTTTGGTGTGCGGGCAGCTATGCCAGGCTTCATTGCTAAAAAGCTTTGTCCCCAACTGGTCATTGTTCCACTGAATTTTGACAAGTATCGAGCTGTAAGCGCACAG GTACGTGAGGTTTTTGCTGACTACGACCCAAACTTCTCGCCGATGAGTCTGGACGAGGCTTACCTGGACATGACTGACCACTTGGAGCAGAGGCGAAACTGGCCAGAGTCCAAGAGGACACACTATACCAGCGCAAGCAAAACTAAAG GTGGTAAGGATGCAGAGCCCCCCCAGGCGGCCTCAGAAGTGGAGGACCTGTCCCCTGTTCTGTTTGATGACAGTCCCACGGAGTTCGGACAGGTTCCAGATCAGCTTGGCAGCGCAGAGGTGTTTGGGACCAGCGCAGAGGAGGCAGTGAGAGAGATGCGCTTCCGCATTGAGCAGAAAACAACTCTGACTGCCAGTGCTG GTATTGCTCCCAACACCATGTTATCTAAGGTTTGCAGTGACAAGAACAAACCCAATGGTCAGTACAGAATCCCTGCAGATCGCCAGGCAGTGATGGACTTCATCCAGGATCTCCCTGTCCGCAAG GTCCCAGGAATTGGCAAAGTGACCGAGAAGATGCTGGCTGCCCTGGACGTGCGCACCTGTTCCCAGCTCGGCCAGAAGATGGCGCTGCTGTCCCTGCTATTCTCCGAGACATCCTGGCACCACTTCCTGCAGATATCTCTTGGGCTTGGCTCCACACACATCGAGAG GGATGGCGAGAGGAAAAGCATGAGCACTGAGAG gACCTTTGGTGAGATGAGTGAGGTAGAGGAGCAGATGTCTCTTTGTAAGGAGCTCTGTGACGATCTAGCTCAGGACCTTCTGAAGGAGGGTCTGAAG GGCAAGACGGTGACTGTGAAGCTGAAGAACGTGAGCTTCGTGGTGAAGCAGCGGGCGTCCACGCTGCAGTGCGCCGTGTCCAGCGCCGAGGAGATCTTCGCCGCCGCCAAGGAGCTGCTCAGGGTGGAGATCGACAGCGTCAAACCGGAGCCCCTCAGGCTGAGGCTCATGG GTGTGCGTGTTTCCGGGTTCGTCGGCTCCGAGGATAAGCGGGCCCAGCAGAAGAGCATCATGGGATTCCTGCAGTCGGGAGGAGGAAGTGACCTCAGGAAAGTGGGCGAACAAAAACCCAGAGTGgaccctgcccctgcccctgcccctgcccctgtccctgcccctgcccccaccAAGGCTCCCTCTGCCGCTCCTGAGGCCCCGCGGCCCCTGAGCTGGGGCCGAGGTGGGGAGGCCAGGGCCCCGCAGCAGCAGTCCTTCTTCCAGAGGGCCCAAGCCCAGAGGCAGCGCTTGCAGGCAGCGCACGGCCAGGCAGCCGAAGAGGCGCCCGAGGGATCCGGCCGCTCGCTTGGGTCGCACCCGACAACCGATGACCCGGTGTTCACCTCGCCTTCCGCTCCCTCGAGTGTGGGCGCCGCCGCGTCCAGTCACGCCGAGGCCAAAAAGGACCAGGCCACCGCAGGTCAGTCAGCGCTATCGACTTCGGATCCTCCGTCCACGTTGGCCGCCGGGAGCGCTGTCGCCAGCTCTTCCGCGCTTGCCGCCATCGTCGTCTCGGACTCTCCGCCGTGTACGTCCGCCTCGGTGTCCGCGTCCACCGGCGCCGTCCAGCAGAGCCTCACCTGCCCCGTGTGCTTCCGGGACATGCAGACCACCGACCTCGAGGTCTTCAACCGCCACATCGACGCGTGCCTCAGCACCGGTCAGCCAGAGGGCAGCCTGACCCGTGAGGTGGACGTGCTAGATGAAGACAGCCGAGATTGGCCACTACAGCTGTATTCCAAAGATGCAGACGCAACTAACGTCGTTCGGCCTTCCACACCAGACGCTGTGGTCAATGGGGTGGCCGTTTGGCGTGATCATAAAGAGGGGAACCACAAATCGGGCCTCGTAGAGGAGTCCAGCTCCGTTGGCGTCCCCAGCCTGGTCCCGGTACCCGCGGACAAGTCCTTGGCGCCTACTGGCGACGCGACCCCTGCCCTGATGTGCCCGGTGTGCTGCCAGCCGCAGAGCACCCGCGACCTGGCCGTCTTCAACCGCCACGTGGACGTGTGTCTGAACCGCGAGGCGCTGCAGGAGCTGCAAGGAggaaccaccaccacctcctccaccacctcctcctccatgtctcaaCGCCACGCGCCTCCAACCAGCCAGCCCAGag GCAGAGGCCAGCCTATGCAGAGAGCTGCCAACTCCAGAGGAAAGAGCAAGAG GTCAGGATCTCCCCCGCCTCCCCCATCAAAGAAAAGCAAAGCAGCTGCTCCTAGAAACACCATTGACCGCTTCTTCAGATGA